One region of Parerythrobacter jejuensis genomic DNA includes:
- the cobA gene encoding uroporphyrinogen-III C-methyltransferase, whose amino-acid sequence MAETGTIYLVGAGPGDPDLLTVRAARLLGSAQIIVHDGLVDRSILDLARPDATLISVAKQRSKHTLPQEDINALLVREARAGRDVVRLKGGDPLIFGRGGEEAEAARAEGIRVEIIPGISAANGAAAAAQIALTHRDASSIVSFVAGQCKGLKDQNWAGLAGAGRTLVIYMGVKTAPQIAEKLMADGLAPQMPVAVIENGARPNQRVLRGMLAGLPDLVESESVISPALIVIGEVTARDNLAVARLAQEAAA is encoded by the coding sequence ATGGCAGAAACAGGCACTATCTATCTCGTTGGCGCAGGTCCGGGCGATCCGGACTTGCTGACCGTGCGTGCCGCCCGCTTGCTCGGGTCCGCACAAATCATCGTTCATGACGGGCTGGTGGATCGCTCGATCCTGGACCTTGCCCGGCCCGATGCGACTTTGATCTCGGTTGCCAAGCAGCGCTCCAAGCACACGCTGCCGCAAGAGGATATCAACGCATTGCTGGTGCGCGAAGCCCGCGCAGGCCGCGATGTAGTGCGCTTGAAGGGCGGCGATCCGCTGATTTTCGGACGCGGTGGCGAAGAGGCAGAAGCTGCCAGGGCCGAGGGCATTCGGGTCGAGATCATTCCCGGCATCAGCGCCGCAAATGGCGCTGCCGCCGCGGCGCAGATTGCGCTCACCCATCGTGACGCATCAAGCATTGTCAGCTTCGTGGCTGGCCAGTGCAAAGGCTTGAAAGACCAGAATTGGGCCGGCTTGGCCGGAGCCGGACGCACGCTGGTGATCTATATGGGCGTAAAGACCGCCCCCCAGATTGCCGAAAAACTGATGGCGGACGGGCTTGCCCCGCAAATGCCTGTCGCCGTGATCGAGAACGGGGCTCGCCCGAACCAGCGCGTATTACGCGGTATGCTCGCCGGACTGCCTGACCTGGTCGAGTCCGAGAGTGTCATCAGCCCTGCCCTTATCGTGATTGGCGAAGTAACCGCCCGTGACAATCTGGCGGTCGCCCGTCTGGCGCAGGAGGCAGCCGCATGA